The nucleotide sequence AGTCCCTGAGCGGTGAGCTGAAGTGGTGGCAACGCGGGATCATCTACCAGATCTACCCCCGGTCCTTTCAGGACGCCTCCGGCGACGGCGTGGGTGACCTGCGGGGCATCCTGGCGCGGCTGCCGTACGTGGCCTCGCTGGGGGTGGAGGCGGTGTGGCTTTCCCCCATCTTTACCAGTCCTATGCGCGACTTCGGGTACGACGTGGCGGATTACTGCGATATCGATCCGCTCTTCGGAACCCTCTCCGACTTTGACGCGCTGGTTGCCGAGGCGCACCGGCTGGGGCTGAAGGTGATGCTCGACTACGTGCCCAACCACACGTCCTCGGATCACCCCTGGTTTCAGGAGGCCAGACAGGGCAAAGACAGCCCGAAACGTGACTGGTACGTGTGGCGCGATCCAGCGCCGGACGGCGGGCCGCCCAACAACTGGAAGTCACACTTCGGTGGCCCGGCCTGGACACTCGACGAGAAAAGCGGCCAGTATTACCTCCACCAGTTCCTGCCGGGGCAGCCGGACCTGAACTGGCGTCACCCCGAGGTACGCGCCGCGATGGCGGAGGTGCTGCGCTTCTGGATGCGCCGGGGGGTCGACGGCTTTCGGGTGGACGTGATCTGGCTGCTTGCCGAAGACGCCGAGTTCCGCGACGAGCCCCCCAACCCCGACTGGCGCCCCGGTCAGATCGAGCACGCGCAGCTCCTGCATCTCTATACCCAAGACCAGCCGGAGACGTTCACCTACATCCGCGAGCTGCGGCAGGTGCTGGACGAGTTCGAAGACCGCATGATGGTCGGCGAGATCTACCTGCCGGTCGAGCGGCTCCTCCCCTACGCGGGCACACAGGACGCGCCGCTGGTGCACCTGCCTTTTAACTTCCACCTCATTCTGATGCCCTGGGACGCGGGCGAGATCCGCACCTTTGCCGATGCCTACGACGCCGCGTGCCGGGCGGTGCACACCTGGCCCAACTGGGTGCTGGGGAATCATGACCAGCCGCGTTTCAAGACCCGCGTGGGCGCCGCCCAGTACCGGGTGGCCCAGACCCTGCTGCTCACCCTGCGCGGCACGCCGACCGTCTACTACGGGGATGAGATCGGCATGGAAAATGTCCCGATTCCCTTTGAAAAGATGGTGGACCCGGCGGGGCTCCAGCAGCCTGACGTGCCCGCCGCCAGCCGCGACCCCGAGCGCACGCCGATGCAGTGGGACAGCAGCGAAGGCGCAGGCTTCACCCTGCCGGGCGTGACTCCGTGGCTGCCCCTCGCGGCGGATGCCGACCGCGTGAATGTGCAGGTGCAGGAGGGTGATCCGCACAGCGACCTGAACTACTTCCGCGCCCTGACGCGGCTGCGGCGCGACCACCCGGCCCTGGTCGGCGGCGACTACCGCTCGCTGGAGGCGGGGCACCCGGATGTGTTTGCCTTTGAGCGCACGCTGGGGAACGAGCGGCTCACCGTGCTGCTCAACTTCAGCGGGGAGACGCGGGACGTGGGCGACGTGGCCGCGGGCGAAACCCTACTCAGCAGCCGAAACGATCTTCCGGTAAGCGGCCTCCCCCTGCGCCCCCATGAGGCGCGAATCGTGCGGGCACCGTAGCCGTCAGCTCGGCTCGGGGAAATCCCTGCGCCCCGCCACCCAGCGCCGTATGCTCAGCGTATGGGCTTTCTGATTCGGCTGCTGGTGAACGCGCTGGCCCTGTACCTTGTGACGCGGCTGTACGCGGGGGTCACCTTTGCGCCTGGTGCGGACGCGGTGAGCATCCTGCTTGCGGCGCTGGTGCTGGGGGTGGTCAATGCGCTTATTCGCCCCGTTCTGCTCCTCCTGAGTCTCCCGCTCAACCTGTTGACGCTGGGGCTCTTTACCCTGGTGGTCAATGGCGTGGTGCTGTGGCTGGTGGCGAGCGTCACGGCCCTGGACGTGGCGGGCTTGGGCGCGGCCATTGTGGGCGCACTGATTCTGACGGTGGTGAGCTGGGTGCTGGACGGCCTCGTGAACGCGCTGGGGCTGGACGGGGGCCGCGATTGACGCCGCTGGTGGTCAAGACCCCGCAGGCGCTGCGGGAGGCACTGACAGACAAGGGCCGCGTGGGATTTGTCCCCACCATGGGGTACCTGCACGAGGGGCATGGGGCTTTGATCCGCCGAGCTCGCTCGGAGTGTGACACCGTGGTCGTGAGCGTCTTCGTCAACCCGAAGCAGTTTGGTGTGAACGAGGATCTCAGCCGCTACCCGCGCGACCTGCAGCGTGACCTCACGGTCGCGGGGGCAGCGGGGGCGGCCCTGCTGTTTCATCCCGACGTCGACACGATGTACCCGCCGGGCTACGCGACCACCGTAGCGGTCGGCGGCGCGTCGGAGCCGCTGGAGGGAAGCGCGCGTCCGGGCCACTTTGCCGGTGTGGCGACGGTGGTGCTCAAGCTCCTGAATATCGTCCGGCCCGAGCGAGCATACTTCGGAGAAAAGGACTGGCAGCAGCTCGCGGTGGTGCGGCAGATGGTGCGCGACCTGAATGTACCGGTCGAGATTGTGGGCGTGCCGACGGTACGCGAAGTCTCGGGGCTGGCCCTCAGCAGCCGCAACAGCTACCTGACGCCGGAGCAGCGGGAGCGGGCCGCTGTCCTTTCCCGCGCGCTGCGGGCCGTGCAGGCGGCAGCCGAAGCGGGCGAACGTGACGCCGCTCGTTTGCGGCAGGCCGGGCTCGCCGTGTTGCAAACAGAACCGGAGGTGCAGCTCGATTACCTGGCGATCGTGGACCGTGACCTCAGGGAACGCGAGCGGGTGGAACTGGACCCTTTGGCCCGCGTGCTGATCGCAGCCCGGATGTTCGGCGTGCGGCTCATCGACAATCTGCCGCTCTTTGAACCCCTCCCCTCGGGGCTGGACGAAGCAGAAGCGCTCAGCGGCACGGGTGGCCTATAATTGGCCGCTATGACAAAAGCACGCATCCCCATGACCCGGCGGGGTTACGAAAAGTTGCGGGAAACCCTGGAATACCTCAAGACCACCCGGCGCGAGCAGATCAGCGAGTACATGGGCTCGGCGATTGCGGACGGCGACCTGCGCGAAAGCGCAGCGTACGACGAGGCGCGGATGCAGCAGAGCGAGAACGAGGCGCGCATCCTTGAGCTCGAAGACCAGCTTGAACGCGCCCAAATCATCGAGGAGGACGCCTCGGGCGGCATCGGTCTGGGCGCCAAGGTCCGCGTTCGTGACGAAAAGGGCAACGAGCGGCAGTTCGAGCTTGTCGGCACCTACGAGGTCGACGTCCTCCGGGGCAAGATCAGTGACGCCAGCCCAATCGGCCAGGCCCTCAGCGGCAAACGTGCGGGGGAAACGGTCACCGTGCCGCTGCCCAAAGGGCCAGCAACCTTCGAAGTGCTGGAAGTCAAGTACGAGTAAGGGCGCAGGGTGAGGCCGCAGGAGCGAGGGAAAACAAAGCCAAGGCTGAAGCGCCGTTTTCCTAGCACCTCCCGCCTCGCCCCGCATGCTCCTTTTCTGGAATCACTTCCAACACCCATTCCCCCTGGAGGAATCCCATGACCATCAAGCGTTCGAGCGGTATCCTGCTGCATCCCACCAGCCTCCCGGGGCCCTA is from Deinococcus sp. YIM 77859 and encodes:
- a CDS encoding alpha-amylase family glycosyl hydrolase, with the protein product MTQSLSGELKWWQRGIIYQIYPRSFQDASGDGVGDLRGILARLPYVASLGVEAVWLSPIFTSPMRDFGYDVADYCDIDPLFGTLSDFDALVAEAHRLGLKVMLDYVPNHTSSDHPWFQEARQGKDSPKRDWYVWRDPAPDGGPPNNWKSHFGGPAWTLDEKSGQYYLHQFLPGQPDLNWRHPEVRAAMAEVLRFWMRRGVDGFRVDVIWLLAEDAEFRDEPPNPDWRPGQIEHAQLLHLYTQDQPETFTYIRELRQVLDEFEDRMMVGEIYLPVERLLPYAGTQDAPLVHLPFNFHLILMPWDAGEIRTFADAYDAACRAVHTWPNWVLGNHDQPRFKTRVGAAQYRVAQTLLLTLRGTPTVYYGDEIGMENVPIPFEKMVDPAGLQQPDVPAASRDPERTPMQWDSSEGAGFTLPGVTPWLPLAADADRVNVQVQEGDPHSDLNYFRALTRLRRDHPALVGGDYRSLEAGHPDVFAFERTLGNERLTVLLNFSGETRDVGDVAAGETLLSSRNDLPVSGLPLRPHEARIVRAP
- a CDS encoding phage holin family protein gives rise to the protein MGFLIRLLVNALALYLVTRLYAGVTFAPGADAVSILLAALVLGVVNALIRPVLLLLSLPLNLLTLGLFTLVVNGVVLWLVASVTALDVAGLGAAIVGALILTVVSWVLDGLVNALGLDGGRD
- the panC gene encoding pantoate--beta-alanine ligase, whose protein sequence is MVVKTPQALREALTDKGRVGFVPTMGYLHEGHGALIRRARSECDTVVVSVFVNPKQFGVNEDLSRYPRDLQRDLTVAGAAGAALLFHPDVDTMYPPGYATTVAVGGASEPLEGSARPGHFAGVATVVLKLLNIVRPERAYFGEKDWQQLAVVRQMVRDLNVPVEIVGVPTVREVSGLALSSRNSYLTPEQRERAAVLSRALRAVQAAAEAGERDAARLRQAGLAVLQTEPEVQLDYLAIVDRDLRERERVELDPLARVLIAARMFGVRLIDNLPLFEPLPSGLDEAEALSGTGGL
- the greA gene encoding transcription elongation factor GreA; the encoded protein is MTKARIPMTRRGYEKLRETLEYLKTTRREQISEYMGSAIADGDLRESAAYDEARMQQSENEARILELEDQLERAQIIEEDASGGIGLGAKVRVRDEKGNERQFELVGTYEVDVLRGKISDASPIGQALSGKRAGETVTVPLPKGPATFEVLEVKYE